Proteins encoded within one genomic window of Gloeobacter kilaueensis JS1:
- a CDS encoding alkyl hydroperoxide reductase — translation MFIQPGSRLPLFKIAGTDGQVISSADFRQRYNLLLIFLDQPRQLDYLDGFVAAAEQLRLANTRAIAFLSQSGFEKPLPFATVLDPERRIYEQLGIPEKALVLSDRFATVRKIFWAPEPIALPEVPEVLSWVEFIDLECHECNTPLF, via the coding sequence ATCCAGCCGGGCAGCCGTCTACCCCTGTTCAAGATCGCCGGTACAGACGGGCAGGTAATCAGCAGCGCCGATTTTCGCCAGCGCTACAATCTCCTGCTGATCTTTCTCGACCAGCCCCGGCAACTGGACTACCTCGATGGATTCGTCGCTGCCGCCGAGCAGCTGCGCCTGGCCAACACCCGCGCCATCGCCTTTTTGTCCCAGTCGGGCTTTGAGAAGCCATTGCCCTTTGCAACGGTCCTCGATCCAGAGCGCCGCATCTACGAGCAATTGGGCATTCCAGAAAAAGCGCTGGTGTTGAGCGACCGCTTCGCCACCGTGCGCAAGATCTTTTGGGCTCCGGAGCCGATTGCCCTGCCGGAGGTGCCGGAGGTGCTCAGTTGGGTCGAATTTATCGACCTCGAGTGCCACGAGTGCAACACGCCACTTTTTTGA
- a CDS encoding caspase family protein, whose protein sequence is MLLVDNRKILKGEPGFHALIVGISHYPHLPEGGGTPAPESFGMKQLSSTALSAFRFYRWLIDNQSTLPVPLATCRLLLSPSEQEIEAEPELAAILDRAGDGTLKSFLTALAEWRTDASTHKDGIALFYFAGHGVQASRQDSILLLENFGDGLGSALTNAVRSREIFDGMAFSANCPEIAQKQFYFIDACRNLPAKFKNFEKLNTTAPWDIELGGRDDRCAPIFYAAVADSKAYAIKGDQSIFSKALIQCLKNLAGTPPEQEEDVPRWRVTVNSLAKSLSDEISRLNALYKTDQECITNGLVKDAVICYLTAPPTVEIQLEVLPPGALASVHVQVCSEEDAEIWNLVAPVDPHPYRSQLPGGSYILRGKVDPPQPGLKNYTRIQLARPPLARWQVKVAGGAP, encoded by the coding sequence ATGCTGCTGGTCGATAACAGAAAAATCCTGAAGGGCGAACCGGGTTTTCACGCCCTGATCGTCGGTATCAGCCACTATCCCCACCTGCCCGAAGGAGGTGGTACACCCGCCCCAGAGAGTTTCGGGATGAAGCAGCTTTCTTCGACGGCCCTGAGCGCCTTTCGCTTTTATCGCTGGCTCATCGACAACCAGAGCACCCTGCCGGTGCCGCTTGCTACCTGTCGTCTGCTCCTTTCGCCTTCTGAACAAGAAATCGAGGCGGAGCCGGAACTTGCGGCAATTCTCGATCGAGCGGGCGACGGCACGCTCAAGAGCTTTCTGACGGCCCTCGCCGAATGGCGCACCGACGCCAGTACGCATAAGGATGGCATTGCCCTTTTTTACTTCGCCGGTCATGGCGTGCAGGCGAGCCGCCAGGATTCGATCTTGTTATTGGAAAATTTTGGCGACGGTCTTGGTTCGGCGCTCACCAACGCCGTGCGCAGCCGCGAAATCTTCGACGGCATGGCCTTTTCTGCAAATTGTCCTGAAATCGCCCAGAAGCAGTTTTACTTCATCGATGCCTGCCGCAATCTACCGGCCAAGTTCAAGAACTTTGAAAAGCTCAATACGACCGCTCCCTGGGATATCGAGCTGGGAGGCCGGGACGATCGCTGCGCCCCTATCTTCTACGCTGCCGTCGCCGACAGCAAAGCCTATGCGATCAAAGGCGATCAAAGCATCTTCAGCAAAGCGCTCATCCAGTGCCTCAAGAATCTGGCGGGCACCCCACCCGAGCAGGAAGAGGACGTACCCCGCTGGCGGGTGACGGTCAACTCGCTCGCCAAAAGCCTGAGCGACGAGATCAGCCGCCTGAATGCGCTCTACAAGACCGATCAGGAGTGCATTACCAACGGCCTGGTCAAGGACGCGGTGATCTGTTATCTAACGGCTCCGCCGACGGTCGAAATTCAACTGGAGGTGTTGCCGCCGGGAGCGCTAGCCAGTGTACATGTCCAGGTGTGCAGCGAAGAAGACGCCGAGATCTGGAATCTCGTTGCCCCAGTCGATCCCCATCCTTACCGGAGCCAGTTGCCGGGTGGCTCGTACATCCTGCGCGGCAAAGTCGATCCTCCCCAGCCGGGGCTAAAAAATTACACCCGCATTCAGCTGGCCCGCCCACCGCTTGCGCGCTGGCAGGTAAAGGTTGCAGGAGGTGCGCCGTGA